A single genomic interval of Eurosta solidaginis isolate ZX-2024a chromosome 3, ASM4086904v1, whole genome shotgun sequence harbors:
- the png gene encoding serine/threonine-protein kinase nekl-2, whose protein sequence is MNLGDSSLQLIRVLGEGGFGRAYLCKTNDPSNQHYVCVKSIRIRQPNAEMKMLMQEIYIISQLKHPNIVRFIRSFVYLNSLNIVMEFAANGTIRDVISTHNNHRPCIPRKIFISLMYGILLGLEYLHIRHVIHRDLKPENILLDSANRIKIADFGISTIHTTDKPLHGLIGTYLYMAPEVMRGEKYEFKSDIWSLGCILYEMCIGTNPFSHAQNLPHLKYMIQRSVQYGHNIGPISTYYGVEWGRLCEKMLNVQPKKRISISSIIKDNPKIAISYYVMYFKYSYYKY, encoded by the coding sequence ATGAATCTTGGCGATTCTAGTTTACAACTTATTAGAGTACTTGGAGAAGGTGGATTCGGTCGTGCTTACCTTTGCAAAACAAATGATCCTAGCAACCAGCATTATGTTTGCgtgaaaagtataagaattcgACAGCCTAATGCTGAAATGAAAATGCTGATGCAGGAGATTTATATAATATCTCAACTGAAGCATCCGAATATTGTAAGATTCATTCGATCCTTCGTATACCTTAACAGTTTGAATATAGTGATGGAGTTTGCTGCAAACGGAACAATACGTGATGTAATAAGCACACACAATAATCATCGTCCTTGCATACCAAGAAAGATATTTATTTCTCTGATGTATGGTATTCTATTAGGACTAGAGTATTTACATATACGGCATGTAATTCACAGAGATCTTAAACCTGAAAATATTCTTTTAGACAGTGCAAACCGGATTAAGATAGCAGATTTTGGCATTTCAACTATACACACTACGGATAAACCACTACACGGCCTTATCGGTACATATCTTTATATGGCACCAGAAGTAATGCGAGGAGAAAAGTATGAATTTAAATCGGATATTTGGTCGCTGGGATGTATATTGTATGAAATGTGCATAGGCACTAATCCCTTCAGTCACGCTCAGAATTTACCTCATCTCAAATACATGATACAGAGGAGTGTTCAATATGGACATAATATTGGCCCGATAAGTACTTACTATGGAGTTGAATGGGGTAGGCTTTgcgaaaaaatgttaaatgttCAGCCAAAAAAACGCATATCGATTTCCAGCATCATTAAAGATAATCCTAAGATTGCAATTTCGTACTACGTTATGTATTTTAAATATAGTTATTACAAGTACTAA